From a region of the Desmodus rotundus isolate HL8 chromosome 7, HLdesRot8A.1, whole genome shotgun sequence genome:
- the KNL1 gene encoding outer kinetochore KNL1 complex subunit KNL1 isoform X1 yields MDATSSETNEENDNIERPVRRRHSSILKPPRSPLRDLRDGNEVVQEPNALRNKKSSRRVSFADTIKVFQTESHMKIVRKSEIAETEARENVLFMQNNNPEDNYCEIIGMNTLLCAPIQTQMQQREVSVTEHNHEKKHSNDQTVIFSDENQMDLTASHTVMITKDLLDYTKNEKSTKIDTTAFLANLKLHTEDSRMKKELNFSMDQNSNSEKKINFNDFIQRLKTRKSNASSVEPDKENSEISLHSKELNRTSFIHQMRESLRVDETSSNVTRIFREQDDEMDFTHCHTANIQSLVPTASEASLREFKSDDITVYGSDLMDLTRNHTIQILPSADNLSETENPTQIVMMDVTSYRTKASEKKRVFENKPNAAFQDPSLNPKGEIHITRNNITGTETHIVTQTSNQDTRTLAMIPESICSSPAIQDYKTVLYSSYNNAMELTKCVSSTTEEKNLLKHDSDYAKMYPNPDASSFLIEKTIYSGEDNMDITKSHTVAIDNQIFKQDRTNEQIDIPISEKDMMLQNHMTLSKDKELNVNCSSVPQVSRERLKQSLANPLSISLTDKKNVIFTDEDKDLTKSHTTNLGSQAPLASHNLASEDISKSHSDSNSLLNELEKMTKSHIELSQQPNKISKNFLTDTWRKEKDQVLEISPYLGKVSPQSVNINQDSAKYNVVYSGGDLNKQVALGNNRNIMSCEQSMFPTTKRFSSGQHAVENHNTAIDSHIVKSVPGQNSTLRKSLGNAALDYSHDKIIICSEEEQSMDLTKSHTVVIGFGSSEVQELGKTNLENSISQLPINRHEAVKVEKYNKTPIEKSGVFIFDNMDMLEDKCVQKPGFLNENQDVKICERKSIDKLKIDKTVIFSQGDENDMDITKSDTLEINHRPLLDKHDSHLVPLAGTSKTVLYARGQDDMEVTRSHTTAIECETVSPDEITTRPVDKTVMFIGNHDELEMTKSHTVFIDYQAKERTVLPDRPDFELSKRKSLGKPTVTPHAEESVFFPENVKGNHSAAKVSQLTLGEQSNSGPIEKAIAVIANGNMEVPTSTIWKNDKDVPKPRFLNESLSGINQRRKSLRFKNDKSIAFSSNDKNDMDIIQSCTVELNNKSALEDKEDSLLVPLAGTSKTVFYTCGQDDMEITRSHTTALECKTVSPVKITTKPMQNTVMFVNNHSDLKVTKSHNAFIDCQATEKILQECSNFGTAKGRTLGVSFPKDGSFVQEITEKQEQAVENKIVLHTEQKCRVVAYSNTFSGDQGEREIVKFHSTAVDEKDRVEVVDQAYTLEKARFESCHLSSTDRRNVDFINSHAICESSNNYSYLPNVISYFDNLEGNVMSLCDEDEKATNCPVQNDLAYANDLASEYYLKSEGLLLSAPCSLLEKGKVTQTNTKGQLDCVITVLKDQGLIKEPPNLLANQTLVYGQELRNMTKLDSKQGSLKFPEDQKEAFVHNAEHNLKQTFVDDVCIGSQPHLSTHLSLLPQQGQSVINKDETKTLNIVIGNSSVPTEELSENKSIMLNNEKQFTVACEEEPEKNIQTAKCNITIDFHSNSDLTKQVVQAHANPKETSDPIIASNTASFSSGKPSLNNLNKKTEKNLDLQTVSIPPVPEQLVELVNNADNDMSRVQATEMCSTSTVSNNVNRDEENKLFHNGSETNSLPLMTFVKDKVRRCSLGIFLPRLPNKRNCSVTGIDDLEQVPSDTTDLNHLETQLVSNKDLGIGFVAAKLNLSPSQYINEENLPVYPGEINSSDSISIETEEKSLIETYKKEISPPENKMKETCNSQKRTWVQEDDDDNQNEKKIRKREIKCTDTAQDQEIFDHRAEGDIDKNADSVLIKSLSRTPSSCSSSLESIKADGTSMDCSTYRNSQMESQFLTDTICEESLKEKLKDGRITIKEFFILLQVHILIQKPRQSTLPAKFTINTQSTSEDLMLSQYVYRPKIQIYREDCEALHQKIEELKLSALNQDKLLTDVNRNLWEKMRHCSDEELKAFGIYLNKIKSHFTKMTKVFTHQGKVALYSKLVQSAQNEREKLQMRIDEMDNILKKIASCLIEVKIETKNLEDEEKDNFVEEWDSEIRAAEKELEQLKTEEEELQRNLLELEVQKEQTLAQIDFVQKQINTTEELLDQLSLSEWDVLEWSDDQAVFTFLYDTIELIIIFGEPVDGLPFLNNAYRRIVDLSFQSLLDEDTAPPSSLLVHKLIFQYIEEQESWKKKCTTQHQVSKMLQEISMVVSHCRLLGEEIEFLKRWGPNYNLMNIDVNDTELRLLFSSSAAFAKFEITFSLSAHYPSVLLPFTIKNHLGNISHSEISALLFKVPLEDNYLKNVVKQIYQDLLQGCDFYQ; encoded by the exons ggtGTTCCAGACGGAATCTCATATGAAAATAGTGAGAAAGTCAGAAATTGCAG aaacagaagcaagagaaaatgttctgtttatgCA gaatAACAATCCAGAAGATAATTACTGTGAGATTATTG GAATGAATACATTGCTTTGTGCTCCCATTCAGACCCAGATGCAACAGAGAGAG gTTTCAGTTACAGAACACAACCatgaaaagaaacattcaaatgACCAGACAGTCATCTTTTCAGATGAAAACCAGATGGACCTGACAGCAAGTCACACTGTGATGATTACCAAAGACCTTTTAGATTATACAAAAAATGAGAAGTCCACCAAGATAGATACCACAGCCTTCCTGGCTAACTTAAAGCTTCACACTGAGGAttcaagaatgaaaaaagaattaaatttttccATGGATCAAAATAgtaattcagaaaagaaaataaatttcaatgaCTTCATACAAAGATTGAAAACAAGGAAATCTAATGCTTCTTCTGTAGAACCTGATaaagaaaattctgaaatatCTCTTCATTCCAAAGAATTAAATAGGACCTCTTTTATACATCAGATGCGTGAATCCCTTCGTGTAGATGAAACTAGCAGTAATGTGACTAGAATCTTTAGAGAACAAGATGATGAAATGGATTTCACCCATTGTCATACAGCCAATATTCAGAGTTTGGTTCCCACAGCCAGTGAGGCTAGCTTAAGGGAGTTTAAAAGTGATGATATTACCGTTTATGGTAGTGACTTGATGGACTTGACAAGAAACCACACTATACAAATTTTACCCTCAGCAGATAATTTATCTGAAACTGAAAATCCAACTCAGATTGTCATGATGGATGTTACAAGTTATAGAACTAAAgcttcagagaaaaagagagtctTTGAAAATAAACCAAATGCTGCTTTCCAAGACCCTTCCTTAAACCCTAAAGGTGAAATACATATTACCAGAAATAATATTACTGGGACAGAAACTCACATAGTCACACAGACTTCTAACCAAGATACCAGAACATTGGCTATGATCCCAGAATCTATATGTTCCAGTCCAGCAATTCAAGATTATAAGACAGTTTTGTATTCTAGTTATAATAATGCCATGGAACTGACCAAGTGTGTCTCAAGtacaacagaggaaaaaaatttgcTGAAGCATGACAGTGATTATGCCAAAATGTATCCTAATCCAGATGCCAGCTCTTTTCTCATAGAGAAGACAATATATTCAGGAGAGGACAACATGGACATTACCAAGAGTCACACAGTTGCAATAGataatcaaatttttaaacaaGATCGGACAAATGAACAGATAGACATACCAATATCTGAAAAAGATATGATGCTCCAAAATCACATGACCTTGTCAAAGGATAAAgaattgaatgtaaactgtagcTCAGTTCCTCAAGTATCTAGGGAAAGATTAAAACAGAGCCTGGCAAATCCTTTGTCTATTTCATTGACTGACAAAAAGAATGTAATCTTCACAGATGAAGATAAGGATTTGACTAAAAGTCACACAACTAATTTAGGAAGTCAAGCTCCTCTTGCATCTCATAATCTAGCATCTGAGGATATTAGTAAGTCTCACTCTGACAGCAATAGCCTTTTAAATGAATTGGAAAAAATGACCAAAAGTCATATTGAACTATCCcaacaaccaaacaaaatatctaaaaaCTTCCTAACTGACacctggagaaaagaaaaagatcaagttTTGGAGATTTCACCCTATCTTGGTAAAGTTTCTCCTCAGTCAGTCAATATTAACCAGGACAGTGCAAAATATAATGTAGTATACTCTGGTGGAGATCTTAATAAACAAGTAGCACTGGGGAATAATAGAAATATCATGTCATGTGAGCAATCTATGTTTCCTACCACAAAACGGTTTTCATCAGGACAACATGCTGTAGAAAATCATAATACTGCTATTGACAGTCATATAGTAAAATCTGTACCAGGCCAGAATTCTACACTGAGGAAAAGTTTAGGCAATGCTGCCCTTGACTATTCTCATGACAAGATAATTATTTGTTCAGAAGAGGAGCAAAGTATGGATCTAACCAAGAGTCACACTGTTGTCATTGGATTTGGATCTTCTGAAGTACAAGAACTTGGTAAGACTAATTTAGAAAACAGTATCAGCCAACTACCCATAAACAGACATGAAGCtgtaaaagttgaaaaatataataaaactccTATTGAAAAATCTGGAGTATTCATTTTTGATAATATGGATATGTTAGAGGACAAATGTGTACAGAAACCTGGATTTCTGAATGAAAACCAAGATGTCAAAATTTGTGAAAGGAAAAGTATTGACAAACTAAAAATTGATAAGACTGTTATATTTTCACAGGGGGATGAGAATGATATGGATATCACCAAGAGTGATACATTGGAAATAAATCATAGACCTTTATTAGACAAACATGATTCCCATTTGGTGCCTTTGGCAGGAACTTCTAAAACTGTTTTGTATGCACGTGGGCAGGACGATATGGAGGTCACTAGAAGTCACACGACTGCCATAGAATGTGAAACTGTCTCACCAGATGAAATAACTACCAggcctgtggacaaaactgtcaTGTTTATAGGTAATCATGATGAGCTGGAAATGACAAAGTCCCACACTGTTTTCATTGACTACCAAGCAAAGGAAAGAACTGTGCTTCCAGACAGACCTGACTTTGAACTATCAAAAAGGAAAAGCCTAGGAAAACCAACAGTGACTCCTCATGCTGAGGAGAGTGTTTTCTTTCCAGAGAATGTTAAAGGCAACCATTCAGCAGCAAAAGTCAGCCAGCTAACACTGGGGGAACAGTCTAACAGTGGTCCTATAGAGAAAGCTATAGCAGTTATAGCTAATGGTAACATGGAAGTGCCTACATCAACCATTTGGAAAAATGACAAAGATGTACCAAAGCCTAGATTTCTGAATGAATCTCTGTCAGGCATAAATCAAAGAAGGAAAAGCCTTAGATTCAAAAATGACAAGTCCATTGCATTTTCAAGTAATGATAAAAATGACATGGATATCATCCAGAGTTGTACAGTGGAACTAAATAACAAAAGTGCCCTAGAAGATAAAGAAGACTCCCTTTTGGTGCCTTTGGCAGGAACTTCTAAAACTGTTTTTTATACATGTGGGCAGGATGACATGGAGATCACTAGAAGTCACACAACTGCCTTAGAATGTAAAACTGTCTCACCAGTTAAAATAACCACTAAGCCTATGCAGAATACTGTAATGTTTGTCAATAATCACAGTGATCTGAAAGTCACCAAGTCCCATAATGCTTTCATTGACTGTCAAGCCACAGAGAAAATACTTCAAGAGTGCTCTAATTTTGGAACAGCAAAAGGAAGAACTTTGGGTGTTTCTTTTCCTAAGGATGGTAGCTTTGTTCAAGAAATCACTGAAAAACAAGAACAGGCTGTAGAAAACAAAATTGTTCTTCACACTGAGCAAAAGTGTCGTGTGGTAGCCTATTCTAATACATTTTCTGGGGatcaaggtgagagagaaatCGTCAAATTCCATAGCACTGCTGTGGATGAAAAGGACAGGGTGGAAGTTGTAGACCAGGCCTACACATTGGAAAAAGCCAGATTTGAAAGCTGCCACTTAAGTAGCACAGATAGAAGAAATGTGGATTTTATAAACAGTCATGCTATTTGTGAATCCAGCAATAATTATTCCTATTTACCTAATGTTATTTCCTATTTTGATAATTTGGAGGGGAATGTCATGTCCTTATGTGATGAAGATGAGAAAGCCACTAATTGCCCAGTGCAGAATGATCTTGCTTATGCAAATGATTTAGCCAGTGAGTATTACTTGAAATCTGAGGGActgcttctctctgctccttgtTCTTTGTTAGAGAAGGGAAAAGTTACTCAAACTAATACCAAAGGTCAGTTAGACTGTGTCATAACAGTGCTCAAAGATCAAGGTCTGATTAAGGAGCCCCCAAATCTATTAGCTAATCAAACTTTAGTATATGGTCAAGAGTTGAGGAACATGACCAAACTTGACTCAAAGCAAGGATCTCTTAAGTTTCCAGAGGATCAGAAGGAGGCCTTTGTTCATAATGCAGAACATAATTTAAAGCAGACCTTTGTTGATGATGTTTGTATTGGTTCTCAGCCTCATCTCTCAACCCACCTATCTCTGTTACCTCAACAAGGACAGAGTGTTATTAATAAAGATGAaactaaaactttaaatattgttATAGGAAATTCCTCTGTACCCACAGAGGAATTGAGTGAAAATAAGTCCATAATGCTCAATAATGAGAAACAGTTTACGGTAGCCTGTGAAGAAGAACCGGAGAAAAATATCCAAACAGCTAAATGTAATATAACCATAGATTTCCACAGTAACTCAGACTTGACTAAGCAAGTTGTTCAAGCTCATGCCAATCCTAAAGAAACATCAGATCCTATCATTGCATCTAATACTGCAAGTTTTAGTAGTGGCAAACCAAGTCTGAATAATTtgaataagaaaactgaaaaaaatttggaTTTACAAACTGTCTCTATACCACCTGTTCCAGAACAACTAGTTGAATTAGTAAATAATGCAGACAATGATATGAGTAGAGTGCAAGCTACAGAAATGTGTAGTACTAGCACAGTGTCCAACAATGTTAatagagatgaagaaaataaacttttccatAATGGATCTGAAACCAACTCTCTACCATTAATGACATTTGTAAAAGATAAAGTGAGGAGATGTTCTTTGGGAATATTTTTGCCCAGATTGCCAAACAAGAGAAATTGTAGTGTCACTGGTATTGATGACCTGGAGCAGGTTCCGTCAGACACAACTGATTTAAATCACCTAGAAACTCAGCTGGTCTCCAATAAGGATTTAGGCATTGGCTTTGTTGCAGCTAAGCTGAACTTAAGTCCATCTCAATatataaatgaggaaaatctTCCTGTATATCCTGGTGAGATTAATTCTTCAGACTCTATTAGCATAGAAACCGAGGAAAAGTCTTTGATCGAGACATACAAAAAAGAGATCTCACcacctgaaaataaaatgaaagaaacctgCAATAGCCAGAAAAGAACCTGGGTacaagaagatgatgatgataatcagaatgagaaaaaaatcagaaaaagggaGATTAAGTGTACTGATACTGCACAAGATCAGGAG ATTTTCGATCACCGTGCTGAAGGGGATATAGATAAAAATGCTGACAGTGTATTGATAAAAAGCCTGAGCAGGACCCCATCTAGTTGCAGCAGTTCTTTGGAGTCGATTAAGGCTGATGGGACCTCTATGGACTGCAGCA CATACCGCAATAGTCAGATGGAATCACAGTTTCTCACAGATACTATTTGTGAAGAGAGCTTGAAGGAG aaacTCAAGGATGGGAGAATAACAATAAAGGAGTTCTTTATACTTCTTCAAGTCCACATTTTGATACAAAAACCCCGACAGAGCACTCTCCCAGCCAAA tttactATAAACACACAGTCTACTTCAGAAGATCTGATGTTGAGTCAATATGTTTACCGACCCAAGATACAGATTTATAGAGAAGATTGTGAAGCTCTTCACCAAAAGATTGAAGA attAAAGCTTTCTGCACTGAACCAAGATAAACTGTTGACTGATGTAAATAGGAACCTATGGGAAAAAATGAGACACTGCTCTGATGAGGAG CTGAAGGCCTTTGGAATTTacctgaacaaaataaaatcacattttaccAAGATGACTAAAGTCTTTACTCACCAAGGAAAAGTGGCTCTCTACAGCAAGCTGGTGCAGTCAGCTCAG aatgagagggagaaactTCAGATGAGGATAGATGAGATGGACAACATACTTAAGAAGATTGCCAGCTGTCTCATTGAGGTGAAAATAG AAACTAAGAATTTGGAGGATGAAGAGAAAGACAATTTTGTGGAAGAATGGGATTCTGAAATCAGAGCTGCAGAGAAAG aactggaaCAATTGAAAACTGAAGAAGAAGAGCTTCAAAG aaatctCTTAGAACTAGAGGTACAGAAAGAGCAAACTCTTGCTCAAATAGACTTtgtacaaaaacaaataaatacaactgAAGAGCTACTGGATCAGCTGAG CTTGTCGGAGTGGGATGTCCTCGAGTGGAGTGATGATCAAGCCGTATTCACCTTTCTTTATGATACAATAGAACTCATCATCATTTTTGGAGAGCCAGTAG ATGGTCTCCCTTTCCTGAACAATGCTTATAGGAGGATTGTTGACCTGAGTTTTCAATCTCTGTTAGATG AGGATAcagctcctccttcctcccttttagTTCATAAGCTTATTTTTCAGTACATTGAGGAACAGGAATCCTGGAAGAAGAAATGTACAACACAGCACCAGGTATCCAAG atgCTTCAAGAAATCTCAATGGTAGTAAGCCATTGCAGACTCCTTGGAGAGGAGATTGAGTTTTTAAAGAGATGGGGACCAAATTATaacctaatgaacatagatgtgaATGATACTGA ATTGAGGCTTTTATTCTCCAGCTCAGCAGCATTTGCGAAGTTTGAGATAACTTTTTCTCTCTCCGCCCATTATCCATCTGTCCTGTTACCTTTCACCATTAAAAATCATCTTGGAAACATCAG CCACAGTGAAATTTCT